In a single window of the Flavobacterium sp. W4I14 genome:
- a CDS encoding 5-methyltetrahydrofolate--homocysteine methyltransferase (product_source=KO:K00548; cath_funfam=1.10.1240.10,3.10.196.10,3.20.20.20,3.20.20.330,3.40.50.280; cog=COG0646,COG1410; ko=KO:K00548; pfam=PF00809,PF02310,PF02574,PF02607,PF02965; smart=SM01018; superfamily=47644,51735,52242,56507,82282; tigrfam=TIGR02082), with protein MSIREELEKRILVIDGAMGTMIQRYTLTEEDFRGERFKNHPCDVKGNNDLLNITRPDIIKTIHLEYLAAGADIIETNTFSTQRISMADYQMEDLSYEMSFEGARVAKEAVNEFMAANPDRKCFVAGAIGPTNRTLSMSPNVNDPGFRAVYFDELEEAYYEQVRGLVDGGSDVLLIETIFDTLNAKVAIVAIKKYEEVIGRKLEIMISGTITDASGRTLSGQTAEAFLNSVMHAKPLSIGFNCALGAKEMRPHIEELAAKAGCYVSAYPNAGLPNEFGAYDEQPHETAHLVDDFIASGFVNIVGGCCGTTPEHIGCIAKNARKAEPRKIPVLEPYMRLSGLEPVTITPESIFVNIGERTNITGSPKFSKLILGGDYEAALAVALQQVEGGAQVIDVNMDEGMLDSEAAMTKFLNLIASEPDIAKLPIMVDSSKWSVIENGLKCLQGKGIVNSISLKEGEEKFRESARKIMQYGAAVVVMAFDEQGQADNYERRKEICKRSYDILVHEIGFPAEDIIFDPNILTVATGLEEHNNYAVDFINATRWIKENLPHAKVSGGVSNISFSFRGNNTVREAMHSAFLYHAIQAGLDMGIVNAGMLEVYQEIPPELLERVEDVLLNRRDDATERLVEYADTVKSKGKEVVKDEEWRKGSVEERLSHSLVKGIVEYLDDDVEEARQKYARPIQVIEGPLMDGMNIVGDLFGAGKMFLPQVVKSARVMKKAVAYLLPFIEQEKLDNPDQDQSSSAGRVLMATVKGDVHDIGKNIVGVVLACNNFEIVDMGVMVPAQEIIKKAKEIKADIIGLSGLITPSLDEMVHFAKEMEREGFTIPLIIGGATTSRIHAAVKVAPNYSGPAIHVLDASRSVTVCSTLMNPETKDDYVAGIRAEYDKAREAHLNKRSDKRFKTLEEARANKFKIDFQPNLPVPEFTGTRVFDNYPLEELVPYIDWTPFFHTWELRGSYPKIFDDKNVGDEAKKLFDDAQTLLKRILDEKLLTARAVIGFWPANTVGDDIQLTVVDDQLSNDSELKTENSKLVTIHTLRQQAEKVDGQPYYALSDFIAPKESGIQDYFGGFAVTAGIGIDELVNEFESNYDDYNSIMAKALADRLAEAFAERLHERVRKEYWGYAQDENLSNQELIKEEYAGIRPAPGYPACPEHTEKGTLFQLLDAENKIGLHLTESYAMYPTAAVSGFYFAHPDSRYFGLGKITKDQIEDYAIRKNMPIEEVERWLSPNLAY; from the coding sequence ATGAGCATAAGAGAAGAATTAGAAAAACGTATTTTGGTGATTGATGGTGCAATGGGCACTATGATTCAGCGATATACCTTAACCGAAGAAGATTTTAGAGGGGAGCGATTTAAAAACCATCCCTGTGATGTAAAAGGCAATAATGATTTGCTCAACATCACACGTCCGGATATTATTAAAACAATACACTTGGAGTATCTGGCCGCTGGTGCCGACATTATCGAAACCAATACGTTCAGTACACAGCGCATTTCCATGGCCGATTACCAGATGGAAGACCTTTCTTACGAAATGAGTTTTGAAGGTGCGCGGGTGGCAAAAGAAGCTGTAAATGAGTTCATGGCTGCAAACCCAGACCGTAAATGTTTTGTTGCCGGTGCTATTGGCCCAACTAACCGTACCCTTTCCATGTCGCCGAATGTAAACGATCCTGGTTTTAGGGCAGTTTATTTTGATGAATTAGAAGAGGCCTACTACGAGCAGGTACGCGGTTTGGTAGATGGTGGTTCGGATGTGTTATTGATCGAAACCATTTTTGATACTTTAAACGCTAAAGTGGCTATTGTAGCCATTAAAAAATATGAAGAGGTAATTGGCCGTAAACTGGAGATTATGATTTCTGGTACCATTACCGATGCCTCTGGAAGAACACTTTCAGGCCAAACTGCCGAAGCTTTCTTAAACTCTGTAATGCATGCAAAACCATTAAGTATCGGTTTCAATTGTGCTTTGGGTGCCAAAGAAATGCGTCCGCATATTGAGGAGCTTGCAGCAAAAGCTGGCTGTTATGTTTCTGCCTATCCAAATGCAGGTTTACCAAACGAATTTGGTGCTTACGATGAACAGCCTCATGAAACGGCACATTTGGTTGATGACTTTATTGCATCTGGTTTTGTGAATATTGTTGGTGGCTGTTGTGGTACCACGCCAGAGCATATTGGCTGTATTGCTAAAAATGCAAGAAAAGCTGAACCCCGGAAAATACCGGTTCTTGAACCTTACATGCGTTTAAGCGGATTGGAGCCTGTAACCATCACTCCCGAAAGCATTTTTGTAAACATTGGTGAAAGAACAAACATCACCGGATCGCCTAAATTCTCTAAATTGATTTTGGGTGGCGATTACGAAGCCGCATTGGCCGTAGCTTTGCAACAGGTTGAAGGTGGTGCGCAGGTAATTGATGTGAACATGGATGAGGGGATGTTGGATTCGGAAGCAGCAATGACCAAATTTTTAAATCTCATTGCCTCTGAACCTGATATTGCCAAATTGCCCATCATGGTCGATTCATCCAAATGGTCGGTTATTGAAAATGGCTTAAAATGTTTGCAGGGAAAAGGAATTGTAAACTCTATTTCACTAAAAGAAGGAGAGGAGAAATTCCGCGAAAGCGCCCGCAAAATTATGCAATACGGTGCTGCCGTAGTAGTAATGGCTTTTGATGAGCAGGGACAGGCCGATAATTACGAGCGCAGGAAAGAAATCTGTAAAAGAAGTTACGATATCCTGGTGCACGAAATTGGTTTCCCCGCCGAGGATATTATTTTCGATCCGAACATTTTAACCGTTGCAACCGGATTGGAAGAGCATAATAATTATGCTGTCGATTTTATAAATGCAACCCGTTGGATCAAAGAAAACCTACCTCATGCTAAAGTGAGCGGAGGGGTTTCTAACATTTCTTTCTCTTTCAGGGGGAATAATACCGTTCGCGAAGCAATGCACTCTGCATTTCTTTATCACGCCATTCAGGCTGGTTTAGATATGGGGATCGTAAATGCAGGGATGTTAGAAGTTTATCAGGAAATTCCACCCGAATTGTTAGAAAGGGTAGAGGATGTACTCTTAAACCGGAGAGATGATGCTACTGAGCGTTTGGTTGAATATGCCGATACCGTAAAATCGAAAGGTAAAGAGGTGGTTAAAGATGAAGAGTGGAGAAAAGGTTCTGTTGAAGAGCGGTTGTCTCATTCTTTAGTAAAGGGAATTGTAGAATACCTGGATGATGATGTGGAAGAAGCCAGACAAAAATATGCACGCCCGATTCAGGTAATCGAAGGGCCATTGATGGACGGGATGAACATTGTGGGTGATTTATTCGGTGCCGGAAAAATGTTCTTGCCCCAAGTGGTAAAATCGGCAAGGGTAATGAAAAAAGCGGTAGCCTATTTATTGCCATTTATCGAACAGGAAAAGCTGGATAATCCCGATCAGGATCAAAGTTCATCTGCAGGAAGAGTTTTAATGGCCACCGTAAAAGGCGATGTGCACGATATTGGAAAAAATATTGTAGGCGTAGTATTGGCTTGTAATAACTTCGAAATTGTAGATATGGGCGTGATGGTTCCTGCACAGGAAATCATCAAAAAAGCCAAAGAAATAAAAGCCGATATTATTGGTTTAAGTGGATTGATTACACCATCACTGGATGAAATGGTTCACTTTGCCAAAGAAATGGAACGCGAAGGTTTTACCATTCCCTTAATTATCGGTGGAGCAACTACTTCAAGAATCCATGCTGCTGTAAAAGTAGCGCCAAATTATTCAGGACCCGCTATCCACGTATTGGATGCTTCCAGAAGTGTTACCGTTTGTAGCACCTTGATGAATCCTGAAACAAAAGATGATTATGTGGCAGGTATCAGGGCAGAATATGACAAAGCACGCGAAGCACATTTAAATAAGCGATCGGATAAACGTTTTAAAACCTTAGAAGAAGCACGTGCAAATAAATTTAAGATTGATTTTCAACCCAACCTACCCGTTCCGGAATTTACAGGCACAAGGGTTTTTGATAATTATCCCTTAGAAGAACTGGTTCCTTATATCGATTGGACGCCGTTTTTCCATACCTGGGAGCTCCGTGGCAGTTATCCTAAAATTTTCGATGATAAAAATGTAGGTGACGAAGCGAAAAAACTTTTTGATGATGCGCAGACTTTATTAAAACGCATCCTCGACGAAAAACTGTTAACAGCAAGGGCTGTAATCGGCTTCTGGCCAGCAAATACAGTAGGAGACGATATTCAGTTGACAGTTGTCGATGATCAGTTGTCAAATGACTCAGAACTGAAAACTGAGAACTCCAAACTGGTAACTATCCATACCCTCCGCCAGCAGGCCGAAAAAGTAGATGGGCAGCCTTATTATGCTTTATCTGATTTCATTGCACCGAAAGAAAGTGGTATTCAGGATTATTTTGGTGGTTTTGCCGTAACCGCAGGTATTGGGATTGATGAACTGGTAAATGAGTTCGAGTCCAATTACGATGATTACAATAGTATAATGGCTAAAGCATTGGCCGATCGTTTGGCTGAAGCTTTCGCAGAACGCTTGCATGAACGTGTGCGTAAAGAATATTGGGGTTATGCACAAGATGAAAATCTAAGCAATCAGGAATTGATTAAAGAAGAATACGCAGGTATCCGCCCCGCGCCGGGTTATCCTGCCTGTCCGGAACACACCGAAAAAGGAACTTTATTCCAATTGCTTGATGCGGAGAATAAAATTGGACTTCACTTAACCGAAAGTTATGCCATGTATCCAACAGCAGCGGTAAGCGGGTTTTATTTCGCACATCCCGATTCGAGGTATTTTGGATTGGGAAAAATTACAAAAGATCAGATTGAAGATTACGCCATCAGAAAGAATATGCCAATTGAAGAAGTGGAGCGGTGGTTAAGTCCAAATTTAGCTTATTAA